One genomic window of Euzebya rosea includes the following:
- a CDS encoding excalibur calcium-binding domain-containing protein → MSSPSRTVAAWLTAAALLAGCAPPSTPDAIAPTDISELREERAELLSRNEQLAGQALSTQRRVEDAEAELVALGELLDERRGEVEELDAEIDDLNDERRALDAERRRLEREVRDARTTLEEDTTATLQPVAAPAPRPASTTAHRGNCVINPDRGDIVCETNTGEYVCRGSASPACGTRSRMETRGTCDVYWNGGRVCGPNRGSHDPPAHTGVSPDDVTTSPSPAQQPADTHTSGAGVGRNCSEERAHGHSNMSRSHPHYRSQFDGDGDGIACET, encoded by the coding sequence ATGAGCAGTCCTTCGCGGACCGTCGCGGCATGGCTGACGGCGGCAGCCCTCCTCGCGGGATGCGCGCCGCCGTCGACCCCGGATGCCATCGCACCGACCGACATCAGCGAGCTTCGCGAGGAACGGGCCGAGCTGCTGAGCCGCAACGAGCAGCTCGCCGGTCAGGCGCTGTCCACCCAGCGGAGGGTCGAGGACGCGGAGGCCGAGCTCGTGGCCCTCGGCGAGCTGCTCGACGAGCGGCGAGGTGAGGTCGAGGAGCTGGACGCCGAGATCGACGACCTCAACGACGAACGTCGTGCCCTGGATGCCGAGCGCCGGCGGCTCGAACGAGAGGTCCGCGATGCCCGAACGACCCTGGAAGAGGACACGACGGCAACCCTCCAGCCGGTGGCCGCACCCGCACCTCGGCCTGCCTCCACGACCGCCCATCGAGGCAACTGCGTGATCAACCCCGACCGGGGCGACATCGTGTGCGAGACCAACACCGGCGAGTACGTCTGTCGGGGGTCGGCCTCACCAGCCTGCGGCACCAGGTCGCGCATGGAGACCCGCGGCACCTGCGACGTCTACTGGAACGGCGGCCGGGTGTGCGGACCGAACCGGGGGAGCCACGACCCGCCCGCCCACACGGGCGTGTCGCCGGACGACGTCACGACCAGCCCCTCCCCCGCCCAGCAACCCGCTGACACGCACACCTCGGGCGCGGGTGTCGGCCGCAACTGCAGCGAGGAACGCGCGCACGGGCACTCCAACATGTCCCGCTCGCATCCGCACTACCGGTCACAGTTCGACGGGGACGGCGACGGCATCGCCTGCGAGACCTGA
- a CDS encoding AAA family ATPase, producing the protein MRIVVSGTHASGKSTLVADFARRAAGFEVFPDPFELLDETPDDPDVDVFLAQLWLSADRLVEVPAGARVIAERGPLDFVAYLDALEALGRPAAPEAEREREVGAAADAMQHVDLLVVLPLSTHDRIEVSEDEDPELRTAMDAALLDLVDAPAVVAGTRVLEVSGRPEERLAQLVAATTG; encoded by the coding sequence ATGCGGATCGTCGTCTCGGGCACCCATGCAAGCGGCAAGAGCACCCTCGTCGCCGACTTCGCGCGCAGGGCAGCGGGGTTCGAGGTGTTCCCCGACCCCTTCGAGCTGCTCGACGAGACCCCGGACGATCCCGACGTGGACGTGTTCCTGGCCCAGCTGTGGCTTTCGGCCGACCGGCTCGTCGAGGTGCCGGCCGGGGCGCGGGTGATCGCCGAGCGTGGGCCGTTGGACTTCGTCGCCTACCTCGACGCGCTGGAGGCGCTGGGTCGTCCGGCCGCCCCGGAGGCGGAACGCGAGCGAGAGGTCGGGGCGGCGGCGGACGCGATGCAGCACGTCGACCTGCTCGTGGTGCTGCCGCTGTCGACGCACGACCGCATCGAGGTGTCGGAGGACGAGGACCCCGAGCTGCGCACGGCGATGGATGCGGCCCTGCTGGACCTCGTCGATGCCCCAGCGGTCGTCGCAGGGACGCGGGTCCTGGAGGTCAGCGGGCGGCCGGAGGAACGGCTGGCCCAGCTTGTGGCCGCGACCACGGGGTGA
- a CDS encoding TRAP transporter large permease: protein MEGVALIGVFLVMSAIGVPLAYAMGVSTLAAMLWLDIPLTALFSRSFAGIDSFSLLAIPFFIFVGELLTGGGMSQRIIDFANSLIGWVKGGLGLVNVGGSVLFAGVSGSSAADTAAIGGVMIPAMKKAGYEPGFAAAVTASSATIGSLIPPSVLLIIYGGISGLSIGDLFLAGVLPGLSVGLALGIITWWSGRKQVGAQVPFSLANVWRTAKRSILAGVLPALLVYGILEGLFTATEGGVVAVVYSLVIGKLVYRELTWSMVGRMAIRTGELTGVLLLLLFVATSFAWVLAFVGLPRLVVDALVGLSDNPRIILLVVIGFLLVFGMFVETVAAATIITPVLLPLGPELGLDPLHLGMIIITALLVGTVTPPVGILLYICAGLADVGTGQAVRAVTPFLAVLALVVVVVAFVPELTVWLPSLAL, encoded by the coding sequence GTGGAAGGCGTCGCGCTCATCGGGGTCTTCCTCGTCATGTCGGCCATCGGTGTGCCGCTGGCCTACGCCATGGGGGTGTCGACGCTGGCGGCGATGCTGTGGCTCGACATCCCGCTGACGGCCCTGTTCAGCCGCTCGTTCGCCGGCATCGACTCCTTCAGCCTGCTGGCGATCCCGTTCTTCATCTTCGTCGGCGAGCTGCTGACCGGTGGAGGGATGTCCCAGCGCATCATCGACTTCGCCAACTCCCTGATCGGCTGGGTCAAGGGTGGGCTCGGCCTGGTGAACGTCGGCGGCAGCGTGCTGTTCGCCGGGGTGTCCGGGTCGTCCGCGGCGGACACCGCAGCCATCGGCGGGGTCATGATCCCCGCCATGAAGAAGGCCGGCTACGAGCCGGGCTTCGCCGCCGCGGTGACCGCCAGCTCGGCGACGATCGGGTCGCTGATCCCACCGAGCGTGCTGCTGATCATCTACGGCGGCATCTCGGGGTTGTCGATCGGCGACCTCTTCCTCGCCGGGGTCCTGCCGGGCCTGTCCGTCGGGCTGGCGCTGGGCATCATCACGTGGTGGTCGGGACGCAAGCAGGTCGGTGCACAGGTGCCGTTCTCGCTGGCCAACGTCTGGCGCACCGCCAAGCGCTCGATCCTCGCCGGGGTGCTGCCCGCGCTGCTGGTCTACGGGATCCTCGAGGGGCTGTTCACCGCGACCGAGGGTGGCGTCGTCGCCGTCGTCTACTCGCTGGTGATCGGCAAGCTGGTCTACCGCGAGCTGACCTGGTCGATGGTTGGCCGCATGGCGATCCGGACCGGTGAGCTGACCGGCGTCCTGCTGCTGCTGCTGTTCGTGGCGACGAGCTTCGCATGGGTGCTGGCGTTCGTCGGCCTGCCCCGCCTGGTCGTGGATGCGCTGGTCGGCCTGAGCGACAACCCGCGGATCATCCTGCTGGTCGTCATCGGGTTCCTGCTGGTGTTCGGCATGTTCGTCGAGACCGTCGCCGCGGCCACGATCATCACCCCGGTGCTGCTGCCCCTCGGGCCCGAGCTGGGACTGGACCCGCTGCACCTCGGCATGATCATCATCACCGCGCTGCTGGTCGGCACGGTGACCCCGCCCGTGGGGATCCTGCTGTACATCTGCGCCGGCCTGGCCGACGTCGGTACGGGTCAGGCGGTGCGTGCGGTCACGCCGTTCCTCGCCGTGTTGGCGCTGGTCGTCGTCGTGGTGGCGTTCGTGCCCGAGCTGACCGTCTGGCTCCCGTCCCTTGCGTTGTAG
- a CDS encoding TRAP transporter small permease has protein sequence MTRAPSRLDSAWRLYVRALQVTVAGLLLLVIGITLTNVLNRYVGLVTVDWTDETARRILVWMTFVGGALAVANGSHLRIDTLSVDADSRAGRVLRWIVGGLSVVFFLLLATEGLRFAVANLDRLSPAMEVSTTWTFASGPIGGLLFLLAFLGRVLLGEPDPVRIEESVAVDGDADAVVVERGGVV, from the coding sequence GTGACCCGGGCGCCCTCCCGGCTGGACTCCGCCTGGCGGCTCTACGTCAGGGCGCTGCAGGTCACCGTGGCGGGCCTGCTGCTGCTGGTGATCGGCATCACGCTGACGAACGTCCTCAACCGGTACGTGGGGCTGGTGACCGTCGACTGGACCGACGAGACGGCCCGACGGATCCTCGTGTGGATGACGTTCGTCGGCGGTGCGCTGGCGGTCGCCAACGGCTCGCACCTGCGGATCGACACCCTGTCGGTCGACGCCGACAGCCGGGCCGGCAGGGTGCTGCGCTGGATCGTCGGCGGGCTGTCGGTGGTGTTCTTCCTGCTGCTCGCGACGGAGGGCCTGCGGTTCGCCGTCGCCAACCTCGACCGGCTGAGCCCGGCCATGGAGGTCTCGACGACGTGGACCTTCGCCAGCGGCCCGATCGGTGGCCTGCTGTTCCTGCTGGCCTTCCTCGGCCGGGTCCTCCTCGGGGAGCCGGACCCGGTCCGGATCGAGGAGTCCGTGGCCGTTGATGGCGACGCCGATGCGGTCGTCGTCGAGCGGGGAGGGGTGGTCTAG
- a CDS encoding TRAP transporter substrate-binding protein, translating to MHDRATTTPTRAIAFALLLVMMLTACSSSDGDAADTGTDEAADATDATEAAGPDDEAAGTEDCESGIETRFAHHLGDTVIGHDAFVAMGEEIEAATDGRITMEVFPAGQLGGIAEWAGLLRDGVIEFAWSDASTLGAVVPDVAAPNLPFLFENEEEFHQIMDGPIGEDINALILEEAGIEILGWSSVGALIPFFGGVDAATTPEDLQGLAIRVPEAPVAVEAWRLLGAEPVAMPLGDAYTALQTGAINAYWLPYWATRATSMYEVSDSMSELPVAYANLAIAVDPNFLSGLCEADQAAIRTAASNAEAANREGWPAADVADREYLIEQGIEVAEVEDVDAFRQLVLPQWEEFEANATTDLFTRMRAELGR from the coding sequence ATGCACGACAGGGCCACCACGACACCGACCCGGGCGATCGCGTTCGCGCTGCTGCTGGTCATGATGCTGACCGCTTGCAGCTCCAGCGACGGTGACGCCGCAGACACCGGCACCGACGAGGCCGCGGACGCGACCGACGCAACCGAGGCCGCAGGGCCCGACGACGAGGCTGCGGGAACCGAGGACTGCGAGTCCGGCATCGAAACGCGGTTCGCCCACCACCTCGGTGACACCGTGATCGGCCACGACGCGTTCGTCGCCATGGGCGAGGAGATCGAGGCGGCCACCGACGGCCGGATCACCATGGAGGTCTTCCCCGCCGGGCAGCTGGGCGGCATCGCCGAGTGGGCGGGCCTGCTCCGCGACGGCGTGATCGAGTTCGCGTGGTCCGACGCCTCGACCCTGGGTGCGGTCGTGCCCGACGTCGCCGCACCGAACCTGCCGTTCCTCTTCGAGAACGAGGAGGAGTTCCACCAGATCATGGACGGGCCGATCGGTGAGGACATCAACGCGCTGATCCTCGAGGAGGCCGGTATCGAGATCCTCGGCTGGTCCTCCGTGGGCGCGCTCATCCCCTTCTTCGGCGGCGTCGACGCCGCGACCACCCCAGAGGATCTGCAGGGCCTGGCCATCCGCGTGCCCGAGGCCCCCGTCGCCGTCGAGGCCTGGCGGCTGCTCGGTGCCGAGCCGGTCGCCATGCCGCTCGGTGACGCCTACACCGCGCTGCAGACCGGGGCGATCAACGCCTACTGGCTGCCGTACTGGGCGACCCGTGCAACCTCGATGTACGAGGTCAGCGACAGCATGAGCGAGCTGCCGGTCGCCTACGCCAACCTCGCCATCGCCGTCGACCCCAACTTCCTGTCCGGGCTGTGCGAGGCCGACCAGGCCGCCATCCGGACCGCCGCCAGCAACGCCGAGGCCGCCAACCGCGAGGGCTGGCCGGCCGCTGACGTCGCCGACCGCGAGTACCTCATCGAGCAGGGCATCGAGGTCGCCGAGGTCGAGGACGTCGACGCCTTCCGCCAGCTCGTGCTGCCGCAGTGGGAGGAGTTCGAGGCCAACGCCACCACCGACCTGTTCACCCGCATGCGGGCGGAGCTCGGGCGGTGA
- a CDS encoding cation:proton antiporter family protein, which yields MDIALLLAAFGFGFLARTVGLPPLIGYIAAGFVLHGFGFEATSAIEVVADVGILLLLFGIGLKLRVRTLAAPQVWGTATAFAVLATAGMAGLLWLVGWLGLPLAADLDPVGLVVIGFAFSFCSTVFTVKVLEQGNETASVAGRVAIGVLILQDVFAVAFLVAVGGTQPSPWALLVVPAFLIVGPLLGWLLDRVGHGETLVLLGFTAAVGVGAELFSLVDLKPDLGALVAGILLANHRRAPELASRLLDFKDLLLVGFFLSIGLAGIPTGPAWAIGGIVLVVLPLRTLLLVWLFTRFRLRARTSLGAALHLSTHSEFGLIVAAAALGEGLIDEEWLAALAVAVGLSFVAASIGGRLRYALHGRVGDALASLERHPTVAEDAVIDIADARILVFGMGRVGTGAFDELVIRRGNCVLGVDVDEAKLLRHVGRGRNVIRGDALDRDFWERVRLHPDVELVVVTMGRHHANVECVKRVREFLPDVRIAAVANYPDQVAELQAAGVDVARNLHEEAGQALADDTLGAIHGT from the coding sequence GTTCGTCCTCCACGGGTTCGGGTTCGAGGCCACCTCCGCCATCGAGGTCGTCGCCGACGTCGGGATCCTCCTGCTGCTCTTCGGCATCGGCCTGAAGCTGCGGGTCCGCACGCTGGCCGCGCCGCAGGTCTGGGGCACCGCCACCGCCTTCGCGGTCCTGGCCACCGCCGGGATGGCTGGCCTGCTCTGGCTCGTCGGATGGCTCGGCCTCCCGCTGGCCGCCGACCTCGACCCCGTCGGGCTGGTCGTCATCGGGTTCGCCTTCTCCTTCTGCTCCACCGTGTTCACCGTCAAGGTCCTGGAGCAGGGCAACGAAACGGCGTCGGTCGCCGGCCGCGTCGCCATCGGCGTGCTGATCCTGCAGGACGTCTTCGCCGTGGCCTTCCTCGTCGCGGTCGGCGGCACCCAGCCCTCCCCTTGGGCGCTGCTTGTCGTCCCGGCGTTCCTGATCGTCGGTCCGCTGCTCGGCTGGCTCCTCGACCGGGTCGGCCACGGCGAGACGCTGGTGCTCCTCGGGTTCACCGCGGCCGTCGGTGTCGGCGCCGAGCTGTTCTCGCTGGTCGACCTCAAGCCGGACCTGGGCGCGCTCGTCGCCGGGATCCTGCTCGCCAACCATCGACGTGCCCCCGAGCTGGCCAGCCGGCTGCTGGACTTCAAGGACCTGCTCCTCGTCGGGTTCTTCCTGTCCATCGGGCTGGCCGGCATCCCGACGGGGCCCGCATGGGCGATCGGCGGCATCGTCCTGGTCGTCCTCCCCCTGCGCACCCTCCTGCTGGTCTGGTTGTTCACCCGGTTCCGACTGCGGGCCCGAACCTCCCTCGGCGCGGCGCTCCACCTGTCGACCCACAGCGAGTTCGGCCTGATCGTGGCGGCGGCCGCGCTGGGGGAGGGGCTCATCGACGAGGAGTGGCTGGCCGCCCTCGCCGTGGCGGTCGGGCTGTCGTTCGTGGCGGCGTCGATCGGGGGGCGGCTGCGGTACGCGCTTCACGGGCGGGTGGGCGACGCCCTGGCCTCCCTCGAGCGACATCCGACCGTGGCCGAGGACGCGGTCATCGACATCGCCGACGCGCGGATCCTGGTCTTCGGGATGGGGCGGGTCGGCACGGGCGCCTTCGACGAGCTGGTCATCCGTCGAGGCAACTGCGTGCTCGGCGTCGATGTCGACGAGGCCAAGCTGCTGCGCCATGTCGGGAGGGGGCGCAACGTCATCCGGGGCGACGCGCTGGATCGGGACTTCTGGGAGCGGGTCCGGCTGCACCCCGACGTCGAGCTCGTCGTGGTGACCATGGGCCGCCACCACGCCAACGTCGAGTGCGTCAAGCGGGTCCGCGAGTTCCTCCCCGACGTGCGCATCGCCGCCGTCGCCAACTACCCCGACCAGGTCGCCGAGCTGCAGGCCGCCGGCGTCGACGTGGCCCGCAACCTTCACGAAGAAGCCGGGCAGGCCCTCGCCGACGACACGCTCGGCGCGATCCACGGCACCTGA